A single genomic interval of Helianthus annuus cultivar XRQ/B chromosome 6, HanXRQr2.0-SUNRISE, whole genome shotgun sequence harbors:
- the LOC110865729 gene encoding protein NRT1/ PTR FAMILY 4.5 produces the protein MGEEKFTRYKLLSKISFKSTEHKGGFRSSGFIFGLVALENMGFISTILIMFTYFMEDLSFNIPGAANTVTNFMGAAFLLSIISAFISDTFVSRFYTVLIFGVVEIVGFTFMTIQAHDTSLHPDPCGKKSCIGGMIKVMFYTSLALLALGCGGVRGALPAFGADQFDTSTPKGLKTQGSYFNWLLLSTTLGAAVGVIGFVWVGTNHGWWWCFCLSTIGCVLGLCMFLLGKPFYRIQIPVPKDSPFLSIGRVIALAINNRKAKLPENPEELYENDTNKDFTGRKLTRTRQFSWLDKAAIVPNGSKPSELAPWEICTVTQVEEVKIIIRMLPIVLSTVIMNTCLAQLQTFSQAQGNIMNKKLGKLEFPAGSIPVIPLVFMSVLLPVYEFVFVPFARKFTKHPQGITQLQRVGVGLVLSVMSMGVAGIVEVKRRNQSRINPFEPISLFWLSFQYGIFGVADMFTLVGLLEFFYKEAPVGMRSLATSFAWISMSLGYFLSSVLVDSLNAVTKRVSPSKKGWVTGYLLDKNNLNLFYWFLAVLSLINFAVYLLLASMYQYKKEDDGLLTTEMASTTTSIAMVSTSENLEPNEDVKG, from the exons ATG GGAGAGGAGAAATTTACTCGATACAAATTACTTAGTAAGATCAGCTTCAAGTCCACTGAACACAAGGGTGGCTTCAGATCTTCTGGTTTCATCTTTG GTTTGGTGGCATTGGAGAACATGGGATTTATATCAACAATATTGATTATGTTCACATACTTCATGGAGGATTTGAGCTTTAATATCCCTGGGGCTGCGAACACAGTCACAAACTTCATGGGCGCAGCTTTCTTACTGTCAATCATTAGTGCTTTCATTTCCGACACTTTCGTCTCCAGATTTTACACTGTTCTAATCTTTGGAGTTGTCGAAATAGTG GGTTTCACGTTCATGACGATTCAAGCTCATGACACTAGCCTGCATCCAGATCCTTGTGGTAAGAAGAGTTGCATAGGAGGAATGATAAAAGTAATGTTCTACACCTCTCTAGCATTGTTAGCGTTAGGGTGTGGTGGGGTTAGAGGTGCCCTTCCTGCTTTTGGTGCGGACCAATTTGACACCTCCACACCAAAAGGACTCAAGACCCAAGGAAGCTATTTCAACTGGCTTCTACTAAGCACCACCTTGGGCGCCGCTGTTGGGGTGATCGGGTTTGTGTGGGTTGGGACCAATCATGGCTGGTGGTGGTGTTTCTGCTTATCTACCATAGGTTGTGTCTTGGGGTTATGTATGTTTCTCCTGGGGAAGCCATTCTACCGCATTCAAATTCCAGTTCCAAAAGATAGCCCCTTCCTGAGTATTGGCAGG GTAATTGCTCTAGCTATTAACAACAGAAAGGCAAAACTACCTGAGAATCCTGAAGAATTATATGAGAATGACACAAATAAGGATTTTACTGGCCGAAAACTCACTCGTACGAGGCAATTCTC TTGGTTGGACAAAGCAGCAATTGTTCCAAATGGTTCAAAACCTAGTGAACTTGCACCATGGGAGATATGCACTGTCACACAAGTTGAAGAAGTTAAGATCATAATACGAATGCTTCCTATCGTACTGAGTACAGTTATCATGAACACATGCTTAGCTCAACTACAAACATTCTCACAAGCCCAAGGCAATATCATGAACAAAAAGCTAGGAAAGCTTGAATTCCCTGCAGGCTCAATTCCAGTTATCCCGCTAGTTTTCATGTCCGTTCTTCTCCCTGTTTACGAGTTTGTATTTGTACCCTTTGCGCGAAAGTTCACAAAACATCCCCAAGGCATTACGCAGCTCCAAAGAGTCGGTGTTGGGCTTGTTTTATCCGTGATGTCAATGGGAGTTGCAGGAATTGTTGAAGTTAAGAGGAGAAACCAATCAAGAATCAATCCATTTGAGCCTATCAGCCTTTTTTGGCTCTCTTTTCAGTACGGTATTTTTGGGGTTGCAGATATGTTCACACTAGTAGGATTGCTTGAATTTTTCTACAAAGAGGCTCCTGTCGGGATGAGATCGCTTGCCACTTCATTCGCGTGGATATCCATGTCCCTTGGTTACTTTTTAAGTAGTGTTTTGGTCGATTCTCTGAACGCTGTTACAAAGAGAGTATCTCCAAGCAAAAAAGGATGGGTTACCGGATATCTTTTGGACAAGAACAATCTGAATTTGTTTTATTGGTTCTTAGCTGTATTAAGCTTGATAAATTTCGCAGTTTACTTGCTTTTGGCTTCGATGTACCAGTACAAAAAGGAAGATGATGGTCTACTAACAACCGAAATGGCATCCACAACTACTAGCATTGCAATGGTTAGTACAAGTGAAAATCTTGAACCGAATGAAGATGTGAAAGGTTGA
- the LOC118479594 gene encoding zinc finger BED domain-containing protein RICESLEEPER 1-like, whose protein sequence is MASKNSKTTNSPSVNNVPQGQSAPYVVGTLSHSRNAEVWGNWDLVEMSDGSQKAQCKHCGALLSKDSNSTLTKHAKKYCKALKDLPPGQVQLSKDGMIFRYEQKIARDRMAKLVIQKALSFGHFDDPDLTKLIRETLQLCYKHKRFNCFFLTLKTSVNLTSDVWSAPHGLPESYICVTAHWVDPDTWQMMKRTIAFEEFPSPHTGENIYKIINATIMKYCLEDKIFSISFDNASNNSNAIDKLKLKYKPIVDGVCFHTWCVAHIINLVVQTSLKDKFVSDFIIAFRVILQDVFKSGKERYQDYKKLCKDVNQKLIGPNWDIPTRWNSTCDMFIMGVKGKNLGFSRKKHKFF, encoded by the exons ATGGCTTCAAAGAACTCTAAAACCACAAATTCCCCATCCGTCAATAATGTTCCTCAAGGTCAAAGCGCTCCATATGTTGTTGGAACATTATCACATAGTCGCAATGCGGAAGTATGGGGCAATTGGGACTTGGTCGAAATGAGTGACGGTTCGCAAAAGGCCCAATGTAAACATTGTGGCGCCTTGTTAAGCAAGGACTCTAACTCGACGTTAACGAAGCATGCTAAAAAGTATTGTAAAGCTTTAAAAGATTTGCCACCCGGTCAAGTTCAACTCTCAAAAGATGGTATGATATTTCGCTATGAACAAAAGATAGCTCGAGATAGGATGGCGAAGTTGGTGATTCAAAAAGCGTTGTCGTTTGGACACTTCGACGACCCCGATCTTACTAAGCTTATTAGGGAAACGCTTCAACTTTGCTACAAACAT aaaagattTAATtgcttttttttaactttaaaaacTAGTGTAAACCTAACTAGTGATGTGTGGTCGGCTCCACACGGTTTACCCGAATCATACATTTGTGTCACCGCTCATTGGGTTGATCCCGATACATGGCAAATGATGAAGCGTACGATTGCATTTGAAGAGTTTCCTTCTCCTCATACgggagaaaatatttataaaattataaatgcCACAATAATGAAATATTGTTTAGAGGATAAAATTTTTTCAATATCATTTGATAACGCTTCAAACAACTCAAATGCAATCGATAAATTAAAGTTGAAGTACAAACCAATTGTTGATGGTGTTTGTTTCCACACATGGTGTGTTGCACATATTATTAACTTAGTTGTGCAAACCAGTTTAAAAGATAAATTTGTATCGGATTTTATTATAGCTTTTAGAGTAATACTTCAAGATGTTTTCAAAAGTGGCAAAGAACGATACCAAGATTACAAAAAGCTTTGTAAAGATGTTAACCAAAAATTAATTGGACCTAATTGGGATATTCCAACTCGGTGGAATTCAACTTGTGATATGTTTATAATGGGAGTGAAGGGTAAAAATTTGGGGTTTTCTAggaaaaaacacaaatttttttaa
- the LOC110944920 gene encoding uncharacterized protein LOC110944920 encodes MRTFRSPLTVKWFHRWRAATRVLCDRRFPTKLKGKFYRVAIRPAMLYGTDYWAIKEVQACKMEVAEMRMLRWMCGHTRLDRIRNDVFKKRLEVASISDKIKDRRLRWFGHVKRRQTIEPVRVVETLEVEGRRSRGRPKITWDKRIRQDLQRLRLSEHGP; translated from the exons ATGAGGACATTTAGATCACCATTGACGGTCAAGTGGTTCCACAG GTGGAGAGCTGCCACTAGGGTATTGTGCGATAGGAGGTTCCCAACAAAATTGAAAGGGAAATTTTATAGAGTTGCAATTAGACCTGCTATGTTATACGGAACCGACTACTGGGCCATTAAGGAAGTACAAGCATGCAAGATGGAGGTGGCAGAGATGAGAATGCTAAGATGGATGTGTGGGCACACAAGGTTAGACCGGATAAGAAATGATGTTTTTAAGAAGAGGTTAGAAGTAGCTAGTATATCAGATAAGATAAAAGACagaagattgagatggtttgggcatgtgaagaggaGACAGACGATAGAGCCAGTTAGAGTGGTTGAAACTCTCGAGGTAGAGGGGAGGAGGAGTAGAGGCAGACCCAAAATTACTTGGGATAAGCGGATTAGGCAGGATTTGCAAAGATTGCGCCTCTCTGAACATGGTCCATGA